A section of the Acidobacteriota bacterium genome encodes:
- a CDS encoding tetratricopeptide repeat protein, giving the protein MAPKLIAKKQVTEDPHHTEAVKSYEQGVRALQERKFEKAKGHLQKVLAGPNKSLCDRAKVHLQTCDQHSDKPALQFKTSEEHFDFAVSLINTGDYETAREHLDKMLKQQPKSDYVLYGLAALSCLTGHIEEALKTLDEAIQVSPALRFQARNDSDFQNLAEDPRFTELLYPDPGAEAGVAEEELNTY; this is encoded by the coding sequence ATGGCACCGAAGCTGATTGCAAAGAAGCAGGTAACAGAAGATCCACATCACACAGAAGCAGTGAAGAGTTACGAACAGGGTGTTCGCGCCCTGCAGGAGCGGAAGTTCGAGAAGGCCAAGGGGCATCTGCAGAAGGTATTGGCCGGGCCGAATAAGTCGCTCTGCGACCGCGCGAAAGTCCATCTCCAGACCTGCGACCAGCACTCCGACAAACCGGCGCTGCAGTTCAAGACGTCGGAGGAGCATTTCGATTTCGCGGTTTCGCTCATTAACACGGGCGACTACGAGACGGCGCGCGAGCATCTGGACAAGATGCTCAAACAGCAGCCGAAATCGGATTACGTTCTTTACGGACTGGCCGCTCTCAGCTGCCTGACGGGACACATTGAGGAAGCTCTCAAGACTCTGGATGAGGCGATCCAGGTGAGCCCGGCGCTACGTTTTCAGGCTCGCAACGATTCCGACTTCCAGAATCTGGCGGAAGATCCGCGCTTCACCGAACTGTTGTATCCAGAT